Proteins encoded together in one Micromonospora auratinigra window:
- a CDS encoding TNT domain-containing protein, whose translation MRTHRWLLAVVSGAALVLVPGAAQSATAPTAAIARAATTVDAGPGDRGGDGQGSERRRDPQPPPSRSLCSPDQPPTAPQTTQFYDNNVLLGPLNLPTASPVGPLLAGYQRFGAQTEAEWLSNYTTGGTPNRLIFPPQDGFALGPHGEAIKTRQTMLPGYRLDRFGFPGGAFLAPLGTPFSSRSLAPQSLNTPPTPPATTPAAPLANYHTYCVLKPFDVDSGPIAPWFAQPGMGTQFKLNQAYFPQATMPVTVQWLLDHHFLAEEYLDGTCADPQGWAVGSDAC comes from the coding sequence GTGAGAACACATCGCTGGCTGCTGGCCGTCGTCTCCGGCGCGGCCCTGGTGCTGGTGCCCGGGGCCGCCCAGTCGGCCACCGCGCCCACCGCCGCGATCGCCAGGGCGGCCACCACCGTCGACGCCGGCCCGGGCGACCGGGGCGGCGACGGCCAGGGCAGCGAGCGGCGCCGCGACCCGCAGCCGCCGCCGAGCCGGAGCCTGTGCAGCCCCGACCAGCCGCCGACCGCGCCGCAGACCACCCAGTTCTACGACAACAACGTCCTGCTCGGCCCGCTCAACCTGCCCACCGCGTCGCCGGTCGGGCCGCTCCTCGCCGGCTACCAGCGGTTCGGCGCGCAGACCGAGGCCGAGTGGCTGAGCAACTACACCACCGGCGGCACGCCCAACAGGCTGATCTTCCCGCCCCAGGACGGCTTCGCGCTCGGCCCGCACGGCGAGGCGATCAAGACCCGCCAGACGATGCTGCCCGGCTACCGCCTGGACCGCTTCGGCTTCCCCGGCGGTGCCTTCCTGGCCCCGCTCGGCACCCCGTTCAGCTCCCGCTCGCTCGCGCCGCAGAGCCTGAACACCCCGCCGACCCCACCGGCCACCACCCCCGCCGCGCCGCTGGCCAACTACCACACCTACTGCGTGCTGAAGCCGTTCGACGTGGACTCCGGCCCGATCGCGCCGTGGTTCGCCCAGCCCGGCATGGGTACGCAGTTCAAGCTGAACCAGGCGTACTTCCCGCAGGCGACCATGCCGGTGACCGTGCAGTGGCTGCTCGACCACCACTTCCTCGCCGAGGAGTACCTGGACGGCACCTGCGCGGACCCGCAGGGCTGGGCGGTCGGCTCGGACGCCTGCTGA
- a CDS encoding PIN domain nuclease: protein MKIADYLIDTSALVRLLRDPAVLARWEQTLTAGLVAICPLVELEFLYSARSVADRARLEQQLRTVFGWVGMPDGSYERAAEIQADLTARGTHRSAGAVDLLIAATAEHQGLSLLHYDRDYDQVAAVTGQPMRWLAPAGSLK, encoded by the coding sequence GTGAAGATCGCCGACTACCTGATCGACACCAGCGCCCTGGTCCGGCTGCTCCGGGACCCCGCAGTGCTGGCCCGCTGGGAACAGACACTCACCGCCGGCCTGGTCGCGATCTGCCCCCTGGTCGAGCTGGAATTCCTCTACTCGGCCCGCTCGGTGGCCGACCGCGCACGCCTGGAGCAGCAGCTCCGCACCGTCTTCGGCTGGGTGGGCATGCCCGACGGAAGCTACGAGCGCGCCGCCGAGATACAGGCGGACCTCACCGCCCGGGGAACCCACAGGTCAGCCGGTGCGGTGGATCTCCTGATCGCCGCCACCGCCGAACACCAAGGGCTCTCCCTCCTGCACTACGACCGGGACTACGACCAGGTCGCCGCGGTGACCGGCCAACCCATGCGCTGGCTGGCCCCGGCCGGATCCCTCAAGTAG
- a CDS encoding type II toxin-antitoxin system VapB family antitoxin: MTKILVDVDDEALADAAKAFGTRTKKETVNVALREGAARLRRARALAELAGRGQAGDFDELLDKGTYRP, translated from the coding sequence GTGACCAAGATCCTCGTGGACGTCGACGACGAGGCGCTCGCCGACGCGGCCAAGGCATTCGGCACCCGGACCAAGAAGGAAACGGTCAACGTCGCGCTCCGCGAAGGAGCCGCCCGGCTACGCCGGGCCCGTGCCCTGGCCGAACTGGCGGGCCGGGGACAGGCCGGCGACTTCGACGAACTGCTCGACAAGGGCACCTACCGACCGTGA
- the purB gene encoding adenylosuccinate lyase yields the protein MTTIPNVLANRYASPELVALWSPEEKVRLERRLWLAVLKAQRDLGVPVPDGVVEAYERVVDDVDLASIAERERVTRHDVKARIEEFSALAGHEHVHKGMTSRDLTENVEQLQVRRSLELIRDRVVATLARLAWHAHEYSGLVMTGRSHNVAAQATTLGKRFASAAEELLIAYERLEDLIGWYPLRGIKGPVGTAADQLDLFDGDADKVAELERRVAEHLGFSRVLDSVGQVYPRSIDVAVLAALSQVAAAPSSLATTIRLMVGQELVTEGFKPGQVGSSAMPHKMNTRSSERVNGFAVIIRGYLSMVGELAGDQWNEGDVSCSVVRRVALPDAFFAADGLFQTFLTVLDEFGPYPAVINRELERFLPFLATTKILVAAVRRGVGREVAHEVIKEHAVAVALAMREKGAAENDLFDRLATDGRLGLTRAEIDALVADRNAFVGAAGSQVDRVTARITKIVEAHPEAAAYSPPPIL from the coding sequence GTGACGACGATCCCGAACGTGCTCGCCAACCGGTACGCCTCGCCCGAGCTGGTCGCCCTCTGGTCCCCCGAGGAGAAGGTACGGCTGGAGCGGCGGCTCTGGTTGGCCGTGCTGAAGGCCCAGCGGGACCTCGGCGTGCCGGTGCCGGACGGGGTGGTCGAGGCGTACGAGCGGGTGGTCGACGACGTCGACCTGGCCTCGATCGCGGAGCGCGAGCGGGTCACCCGGCACGACGTGAAGGCGCGGATCGAGGAGTTCAGCGCGCTCGCCGGCCACGAGCACGTGCACAAGGGGATGACCTCCCGCGACCTCACCGAGAACGTCGAGCAGCTCCAGGTGCGCCGCTCGCTGGAGCTGATCCGGGACCGGGTGGTGGCCACCCTGGCCCGGCTCGCCTGGCACGCCCACGAGTACTCCGGCCTGGTGATGACCGGCCGGTCGCACAACGTCGCCGCGCAGGCCACCACGCTGGGCAAGCGCTTCGCCTCGGCAGCCGAGGAGCTGCTGATCGCGTACGAGCGGCTGGAGGACCTGATCGGCTGGTACCCGCTGCGGGGCATCAAGGGCCCGGTCGGCACCGCCGCCGACCAGCTCGACCTCTTCGACGGTGACGCCGACAAGGTGGCCGAGCTGGAGCGCCGGGTCGCCGAGCACCTCGGGTTCAGCCGGGTGCTGGACAGCGTCGGCCAGGTCTACCCGCGCTCGATCGACGTGGCGGTGCTCGCCGCGCTCTCCCAGGTGGCCGCCGCGCCGTCGTCGCTGGCCACCACGATCCGGCTGATGGTCGGGCAGGAGCTGGTGACCGAGGGCTTCAAGCCGGGTCAGGTGGGCTCCAGCGCGATGCCGCACAAGATGAACACCCGCTCGTCGGAGCGGGTGAACGGCTTCGCCGTGATCATCCGGGGCTACCTGTCGATGGTCGGCGAGCTGGCCGGCGACCAGTGGAACGAGGGGGACGTGTCCTGCTCGGTGGTCCGTCGGGTCGCCCTGCCGGACGCGTTCTTCGCCGCCGACGGGCTGTTCCAGACCTTCCTCACGGTGCTGGACGAGTTCGGGCCGTACCCGGCGGTGATCAACCGGGAGCTGGAGCGCTTCCTGCCGTTCCTGGCGACCACCAAGATCCTGGTCGCGGCGGTACGACGGGGCGTCGGGCGGGAGGTCGCGCACGAGGTGATCAAGGAGCACGCGGTCGCCGTGGCGCTGGCCATGCGGGAGAAGGGTGCCGCCGAGAACGACCTCTTCGACCGGCTCGCCACCGACGGCCGGCTGGGCCTGACCCGGGCCGAGATCGACGCCCTGGTCGCCGACCGCAACGCCTTCGTCGGCGCGGCCGGCTCCCAGGTCGACCGGGTCACCGCCCGGATCACCAAGATCGTGGAAGCCCACCCCGAGGCCGCCGCCTACTCCCCACCCCCCATCCTCTGA
- a CDS encoding YbjQ family protein, producing MGPATPTVRAAPFCSIRSGEHGARSGRRPADSIGTVLVVTTDQLPGYEIRQILGEVVSSMARTRNPYREGVKNLRGGAYDPMAPDNLTRWRTDSVARLGEEARRLGANAVIGMRFDSRDCGEMWMEICAYGTAVIVVPKMPDVMPADQPMVAAGTAHDPEIASAPGGIAEPASAPNLSSAAETPTRDS from the coding sequence ATGGGCCCGGCCACGCCGACCGTCCGCGCCGCGCCGTTTTGCAGCATCCGATCAGGTGAACACGGCGCACGTTCCGGCCGCCGGCCGGCTGACAGCATCGGAACCGTGCTGGTCGTGACGACGGATCAACTGCCCGGCTACGAGATCCGCCAGATCCTCGGCGAAGTGGTCTCCTCGATGGCGAGGACCCGCAACCCGTACCGCGAAGGGGTGAAGAACCTGCGCGGCGGCGCGTACGACCCGATGGCACCGGACAACCTCACCCGCTGGCGTACCGACTCGGTGGCCCGACTGGGCGAGGAGGCCCGCCGGCTCGGCGCGAACGCGGTGATCGGCATGCGTTTCGACAGCCGGGACTGCGGCGAGATGTGGATGGAGATCTGCGCGTACGGCACGGCGGTGATCGTGGTGCCCAAGATGCCCGACGTCATGCCCGCCGACCAGCCCATGGTGGCGGCCGGGACCGCGCACGACCCGGAGATCGCCTCGGCCCCCGGCGGCATCGCCGAACCGGCCAGCGCCCCCAACCTCTCCTCCGCCGCCGAGACCCCCACCCGCGACTCCTGA
- the purS gene encoding phosphoribosylformylglycinamidine synthase subunit PurS, protein MPRVVVDVMLKPEILDPQGQAVANALPRLGVSDVASVRIGRRIEIEFTGEPDLDRAREIADKLLANPVIEDFTVRVVEADETVDAHP, encoded by the coding sequence GTGCCTCGCGTCGTCGTCGACGTCATGCTCAAGCCCGAGATCCTCGATCCTCAGGGCCAGGCCGTCGCAAACGCGCTGCCCCGACTCGGCGTCAGCGACGTCGCCTCGGTTCGGATCGGCAGGCGGATCGAGATCGAGTTCACCGGCGAACCGGACCTGGACCGGGCCCGGGAGATCGCCGACAAGCTGCTCGCCAACCCGGTCATCGAGGACTTCACCGTCCGCGTGGTCGAGGCCGACGAGACCGTGGACGCGCACCCGTGA
- the purQ gene encoding phosphoribosylformylglycinamidine synthase subunit PurQ, with translation MTARVGVVTFPGSLDDGDAARAVRIAGAEPVRLWHGDPELHGVDAVVLPGGFSYGDYLRCGAIARFAPVMETIVDAARGGLPVLGICNGFQILCEAHLLPGALTRNQHLHFRNRDQVLRIEAVGTAWTNAFQPGQEVLIPVKNGEGCYVADPATLDRLEAEGRVVARYVGGNPNGSQRDIAAITNEAGNVVGIMPHPEHAVEALTGPSLDGLGFFTSVLKHLVGAPA, from the coding sequence GTGACCGCCCGGGTCGGTGTGGTGACGTTCCCCGGCTCGCTGGACGACGGCGACGCCGCCCGGGCCGTCCGGATCGCCGGCGCCGAGCCGGTCCGGCTCTGGCACGGTGACCCGGAGCTGCACGGGGTGGACGCCGTCGTCCTGCCCGGCGGCTTCTCCTACGGCGACTACCTGCGCTGCGGGGCCATCGCCCGGTTCGCCCCGGTGATGGAGACGATCGTGGACGCCGCCCGGGGCGGTCTCCCGGTGCTCGGCATCTGCAACGGCTTCCAGATCCTCTGCGAGGCGCACCTGCTGCCCGGCGCGCTCACCCGTAACCAGCACCTGCACTTCCGCAACCGGGACCAGGTCCTCCGCATCGAGGCCGTCGGCACCGCCTGGACCAACGCGTTCCAGCCGGGCCAGGAGGTGCTGATCCCGGTCAAGAACGGCGAGGGCTGCTACGTCGCCGACCCGGCGACGCTGGACCGGCTGGAGGCCGAGGGCCGGGTGGTCGCCCGCTACGTCGGCGGCAACCCCAACGGTTCGCAGCGGGACATCGCCGCGATCACCAACGAGGCCGGCAACGTCGTCGGCATCATGCCGCACCCCGAGCACGCGGTGGAGGCGCTCACCGGCCCCTCCCTGGACGGTCTCGGCTTCTTCACCTCGGTGCTCAAGCACCTGGTGGGGGCGCCGGCGTGA
- the purL gene encoding phosphoribosylformylglycinamidine synthase subunit PurL gives MTTHPDPALRETPAVVPQAGPADDWARDVDTVPQAVDTPDELQPYAELGLRDDEYDRIRHILGRRPTQAELAMYSIMWSEHCSYKSSKVHLRQFGEKAPPSDRLLAGIGENAGVVRVSDELAVTFKVESHNHPSFVEPYQGAATGVGGIVRDILAMGARPVAVMDPLRFGAADHPDTARVLPGVVAGVGGYGNCLGLPNIGGEVVFDPCYQGNPLVNALCLGVLPVDRLQKKEAAGPGNVVVLMGARTGRDGIGGVSVLASATFDEGSEQRRPSVQVGDPFMEKLLIEACLELYDAELVVGIQDLGGAGLTCALTETAASAGTGMRVWLERVPLREASMTPHEILASESQERMLLVVAPDKLEAVLKTAEKWGVWATAIGEVTAPAPDGRPGRLVITWRDQLVVDVPPGSLVDDGPVYARPMREPADLILLQADRAETLPRPSDPDALRETVLRMIASPNLADKTWVTEQYDRYVLGNTVLAQPEDSGVIRIDERTGLGVALSLDGNGRYARLDPYQGTRLALAEAYRNVAVTGAKPIAVTNCLNFGSPEDPGVMWQFAEAVRGLADGCLELGIPVTGGNVSFYNQTGAAAIHPTPVVGVLGVLDDVAERVPMGFVPRAGGDHDQLFLLGETHVELSGSEWAWVTHEHLGGIPPQVDLARERQLAELLADAARVGHLSSAHDLSDGGLAQSLVESCLRRGVGARVVLPEHFAGGSMPFVFLFSESAGRVLVSVPRGHEKAFTALCAEHAVPWEFVGVTDPAGGALEVHGQFRIGLDELRAAHTATLPRLFGGEEAAQVTVAAARTGTSTVLPATAEQPVGVDTDAVAAEPIARAEPAGETPAPTPVDGGEQRDADAADEPVAAADAPADQVDAADEVGGAASASAEAGPDAEVTAPGDPDRADTPDER, from the coding sequence ATGACCACCCATCCGGACCCGGCCCTGCGGGAGACGCCGGCCGTGGTGCCGCAGGCCGGCCCGGCCGACGACTGGGCCCGCGACGTGGACACCGTGCCCCAGGCCGTCGACACCCCGGACGAGCTCCAGCCGTACGCCGAGCTGGGCCTGCGGGACGACGAGTACGACCGGATCCGGCACATCCTCGGCCGCCGGCCCACCCAGGCCGAGCTGGCCATGTACTCGATCATGTGGAGCGAGCACTGCTCCTACAAGTCGAGCAAGGTGCACCTGCGCCAGTTCGGTGAGAAGGCCCCGCCGAGCGACCGGCTGCTCGCCGGCATCGGCGAGAACGCCGGCGTGGTCCGGGTCTCCGACGAACTGGCGGTCACCTTCAAGGTCGAGTCGCACAACCACCCGAGCTTCGTCGAGCCGTACCAGGGCGCGGCGACGGGTGTCGGCGGCATCGTCCGGGACATCCTCGCCATGGGTGCCCGCCCGGTCGCCGTGATGGACCCGCTGCGCTTCGGCGCGGCCGACCACCCGGACACCGCCCGGGTGCTCCCCGGCGTGGTGGCCGGAGTCGGCGGCTACGGCAACTGCCTGGGCCTGCCGAACATCGGCGGCGAGGTCGTCTTCGACCCCTGCTACCAGGGCAACCCGCTGGTCAACGCGCTCTGCCTCGGCGTACTGCCGGTCGACCGGCTGCAGAAGAAGGAGGCCGCCGGCCCCGGCAACGTCGTGGTGCTGATGGGTGCCCGCACCGGGCGCGACGGCATCGGTGGCGTGTCGGTGCTGGCCAGCGCCACCTTCGACGAGGGCAGCGAGCAGCGCCGCCCGTCGGTGCAGGTCGGCGACCCGTTCATGGAGAAGCTCCTGATCGAGGCCTGCCTGGAGCTGTACGACGCCGAGCTGGTCGTCGGCATCCAGGACCTCGGTGGCGCCGGCCTGACCTGCGCGCTCACCGAGACCGCCGCCTCCGCCGGCACCGGTATGCGGGTCTGGCTGGAGCGGGTCCCGCTGCGCGAGGCGTCGATGACGCCGCACGAGATCCTGGCCAGCGAGTCGCAGGAGCGGATGCTGCTGGTCGTCGCGCCGGACAAGCTGGAGGCGGTGCTCAAGACCGCCGAGAAGTGGGGCGTCTGGGCCACCGCGATCGGCGAGGTCACCGCGCCGGCACCGGACGGCCGGCCCGGCCGCCTGGTGATCACCTGGCGCGACCAGCTCGTGGTGGACGTGCCGCCGGGCTCGCTGGTCGACGACGGGCCGGTCTACGCCCGTCCGATGCGGGAGCCGGCCGACCTGATCCTGCTCCAGGCCGACCGCGCCGAGACGCTGCCCCGGCCGAGCGACCCGGACGCGCTGCGCGAGACCGTGCTCCGGATGATCGCGTCGCCGAACCTGGCCGACAAGACCTGGGTCACCGAGCAGTACGACCGGTACGTGCTGGGCAACACCGTGCTCGCCCAGCCGGAGGACTCCGGCGTGATCCGGATCGACGAGCGGACCGGCCTGGGGGTCGCCCTCTCGCTCGACGGCAACGGCCGGTACGCGCGCCTCGACCCGTACCAGGGGACCCGGCTCGCGCTCGCCGAGGCGTACCGGAACGTGGCGGTGACCGGGGCGAAGCCGATCGCCGTGACCAACTGCCTCAACTTCGGCTCGCCGGAGGACCCGGGCGTGATGTGGCAGTTCGCCGAGGCCGTCCGCGGCCTGGCGGACGGCTGCCTCGAGCTGGGCATCCCGGTCACCGGTGGCAACGTCAGCTTCTACAACCAGACCGGCGCGGCGGCCATCCACCCGACCCCGGTGGTCGGCGTGCTGGGCGTGCTGGACGACGTCGCCGAGCGGGTGCCGATGGGCTTCGTGCCGCGCGCCGGCGGCGACCACGACCAGCTCTTCCTGCTGGGCGAGACGCACGTCGAACTCTCCGGCTCGGAGTGGGCCTGGGTGACCCACGAGCACCTGGGCGGCATCCCGCCGCAGGTCGACCTGGCCCGGGAGCGGCAGCTCGCCGAGCTGCTGGCCGACGCGGCCCGGGTCGGGCACCTCAGCTCGGCGCACGACCTCTCCGACGGCGGCCTCGCGCAGAGCCTGGTCGAGTCCTGCCTGCGGCGGGGTGTCGGCGCCCGGGTGGTGCTGCCGGAGCACTTCGCCGGTGGCTCGATGCCGTTCGTCTTCCTGTTCAGCGAGTCCGCCGGCCGGGTGCTGGTGTCGGTGCCGCGTGGGCACGAGAAGGCGTTCACCGCCCTCTGCGCCGAGCACGCGGTGCCGTGGGAGTTCGTCGGGGTCACCGACCCGGCGGGCGGCGCCCTGGAGGTGCACGGCCAGTTCCGGATCGGCCTGGACGAGCTGCGCGCCGCGCACACCGCCACCCTGCCGCGCCTCTTCGGCGGCGAGGAGGCGGCCCAGGTGACCGTGGCGGCCGCCCGTACCGGCACCAGCACGGTCCTGCCGGCCACCGCCGAGCAGCCGGTGGGGGTCGACACGGACGCGGTGGCCGCCGAGCCGATCGCCCGGGCCGAGCCGGCCGGGGAGACGCCGGCCCCGACCCCGGTCGACGGTGGCGAGCAGCGCGACGCCGACGCGGCGGACGAGCCGGTCGCGGCCGCGGACGCCCCGGCGGACCAGGTCGACGCGGCGGACGAGGTCGGTGGGGCGGCGTCCGCGTCGGCCGAGGCCGGCCCCGACGCCGAGGTGACCGCCCCCGGTGACCCGGACCGGGCCGACACGCCGGATGAGCGCTGA
- a CDS encoding 2-phosphosulfolactate phosphatase: MSADPPAPAVFAQPGSGARFDWGLTGAAELGRVCAALVVVDVLSFTTAVEVAVGRGMRVHPFPWGEQAALYARRVGAVAAVGRRQMTPEHPWSLSPAALRRAPVVDDLVLPSPNGSAISAAASATGVPVVAACLRNARAVGRWLRSQGYGSTDAPVGVVAAGERWPDGSLRPCVEDQLGAASVLDALSGVAGGLSVEAAMALAALASTPDLPAAVRGCVSGRELAEGGFAEDVAVAVQLDVSRVVPVLRQGYFAAA, from the coding sequence ATGAGCGCTGACCCGCCGGCCCCGGCCGTCTTCGCCCAACCCGGTTCCGGCGCCCGCTTCGACTGGGGGCTGACCGGGGCGGCGGAGCTCGGCCGGGTCTGCGCCGCCCTGGTGGTGGTGGACGTGCTCTCGTTCACCACCGCCGTGGAGGTCGCGGTGGGCCGGGGCATGCGGGTGCACCCGTTCCCCTGGGGGGAACAGGCCGCCCTGTACGCCCGCCGGGTGGGTGCCGTGGCTGCGGTCGGTCGCCGGCAGATGACCCCCGAGCACCCCTGGTCGCTCTCCCCGGCCGCGCTGCGGCGCGCCCCGGTGGTCGACGACCTGGTGCTGCCGTCGCCGAACGGTTCCGCGATCAGCGCCGCCGCGAGCGCCACGGGCGTACCGGTGGTCGCGGCCTGCCTGCGCAACGCCCGCGCCGTCGGGCGCTGGCTGCGCAGCCAGGGGTACGGCTCGACGGACGCCCCGGTCGGCGTGGTGGCCGCCGGGGAGCGGTGGCCGGACGGCTCGCTGCGCCCCTGCGTCGAGGACCAGCTGGGGGCGGCCAGCGTGCTGGACGCCCTCTCCGGCGTGGCGGGTGGCCTGTCGGTGGAGGCGGCGATGGCGCTCGCCGCGTTGGCCAGCACGCCGGACCTGCCGGCCGCGGTACGCGGCTGCGTCTCCGGCCGCGAGCTGGCCGAGGGCGGTTTCGCCGAGGACGTGGCGGTCGCCGTGCAGCTGGACGTCTCCCGGGTGGTGCCGGTGCTCCGGCAGGGTTACTTCGCCGCGGCCTGA
- a CDS encoding peptidase associated/transthyretin-like domain-containing protein → MSTHRRAWKQRAGVVVALAFGALLTVPATPAFAASVNVAPGSATVNAGSDTTLTVTITPGTDDKNGDLSLSGLPSGVSCSSGCGGFTFNGPPGSPKVQLITVRANDNAPDANGTSVTVRVQGVSEPATANFNLTVKAKAAPQPTEAQTVKSISGKVIIAANSEPISGAVVMLRDGQGKLRQTNSDGSGNFKFSGSASDPIAPGRLDLGASKDGKQITKSIDAAAGDSKTGLRLAVPVEVKATPSATPSASAEALPTDEATDEVTEGPSSEAPAAAAQPTAKEDSGGSWLLILLGGLFVAVGVGTIVLLYMRRKNEGDDADTAGPGGAAAAGAVPVARGGYRGAEDQTRVVGGMGAGPAPTMVGGTSLSDAPTMMHRPVVDDVPPDPYGAPPASGYGGGQGGWAGGGYGDEPAPGGYGANGYGNAPSSGGGYGNAPASGGGYGDRDYGAGAGGYPPAQGGGYGNERYDEPTGRYTGDSTQYAPPADPYPTSTYQPGADQAPGYGAQDQGHYGRGGEPDNGYGGYGAQGGYDGAADQGGYDNTRGYDNAPARGGYEGGPARGGYDAPPTGGYDAAPGGGYEGGQNYDQRGGYGGNDGYGQQPQQGGYGQPGGYGQEPPPQQRTGGYDDQGYDQGGYYADPAQAGRGRPDGPPERGGRRLDWLDD, encoded by the coding sequence GTGTCAACACACCGACGTGCCTGGAAGCAGCGGGCCGGTGTGGTCGTAGCGCTGGCGTTCGGCGCGCTGCTCACCGTCCCCGCCACACCGGCGTTCGCCGCCAGTGTCAACGTCGCGCCGGGATCGGCAACGGTCAACGCGGGCAGCGACACGACGCTCACGGTGACCATCACCCCCGGCACCGACGACAAGAACGGTGACCTGAGTCTCAGCGGGCTGCCGTCCGGCGTCAGCTGCAGCAGCGGGTGCGGCGGGTTCACGTTCAACGGGCCGCCCGGTTCGCCGAAGGTCCAGCTGATCACCGTCCGGGCGAACGACAACGCCCCCGACGCCAACGGCACCTCGGTGACGGTCCGCGTGCAGGGTGTCTCCGAGCCGGCCACCGCCAACTTCAACCTCACCGTGAAGGCGAAGGCTGCCCCGCAGCCGACCGAGGCACAGACCGTCAAGTCGATCTCCGGCAAGGTCATCATCGCGGCCAACAGCGAGCCGATCTCGGGCGCGGTCGTGATGCTGCGGGACGGCCAGGGCAAGCTGCGCCAGACCAACAGCGACGGCAGCGGCAACTTCAAGTTCTCCGGCTCCGCGTCCGACCCGATCGCCCCCGGCCGGCTCGACCTGGGCGCCAGCAAGGACGGCAAGCAGATCACCAAGTCGATCGACGCGGCGGCCGGTGATTCGAAGACCGGCCTGCGCCTCGCCGTGCCGGTCGAGGTGAAGGCCACGCCGAGCGCCACCCCGTCGGCCAGCGCGGAGGCGCTGCCGACCGACGAGGCGACCGACGAGGTCACCGAGGGGCCGTCCAGTGAGGCGCCGGCGGCGGCCGCGCAGCCCACCGCCAAGGAGGACTCCGGCGGCTCCTGGCTGCTGATCCTGCTCGGCGGCCTGTTCGTGGCGGTGGGTGTCGGCACCATCGTGCTGCTCTACATGCGGCGCAAGAACGAGGGCGACGACGCCGACACCGCCGGTCCGGGCGGGGCCGCCGCCGCGGGTGCGGTGCCGGTGGCGCGCGGCGGTTACCGGGGCGCCGAGGACCAGACCCGGGTGGTCGGCGGGATGGGTGCGGGCCCCGCGCCCACCATGGTCGGCGGCACCTCGCTCAGCGACGCGCCGACGATGATGCACCGGCCGGTCGTCGACGACGTCCCGCCGGACCCGTACGGCGCGCCGCCCGCGTCCGGTTACGGCGGCGGGCAGGGCGGCTGGGCCGGCGGCGGCTACGGCGACGAGCCCGCACCGGGCGGCTACGGCGCCAACGGCTACGGCAACGCGCCCTCCTCGGGCGGCGGCTACGGCAACGCCCCGGCCTCGGGCGGCGGCTACGGCGACCGGGACTACGGCGCCGGGGCCGGCGGCTACCCGCCCGCCCAGGGCGGCGGCTACGGCAACGAGCGGTACGACGAGCCGACCGGCCGCTACACCGGCGACAGCACCCAGTACGCGCCGCCGGCCGACCCGTACCCGACCAGCACCTACCAGCCCGGCGCCGACCAGGCCCCCGGCTACGGCGCGCAGGACCAGGGCCACTACGGCCGGGGCGGCGAGCCGGACAACGGGTACGGCGGGTACGGCGCGCAGGGCGGTTACGACGGCGCCGCGGACCAGGGTGGTTACGACAACACCCGGGGCTACGACAACGCCCCGGCCCGGGGCGGCTACGAGGGCGGCCCGGCCCGGGGCGGCTACGACGCCCCGCCCACCGGCGGCTACGACGCCGCTCCCGGCGGCGGCTACGAGGGCGGCCAGAACTACGACCAGCGTGGCGGCTACGGCGGCAACGACGGGTACGGCCAGCAGCCGCAGCAGGGCGGCTACGGCCAGCCGGGTGGTTACGGCCAGGAGCCGCCGCCGCAGCAGCGCACCGGCGGCTATGACGACCAGGGCTACGACCAGGGCGGCTACTACGCCGATCCGGCCCAGGCCGGTCGGGGTCGCCCGGACGGCCCGCCGGAGCGCGGCGGTCGCCGCCTGGACTGGCTGGACGACTGA
- a CDS encoding sterol carrier family protein, producing the protein MSSPHTKSAAVAAALTALDEGRTPERPVYREAVRTLLAVLAERAPGRSVEVRVPPYGAVQCVAGPRHTRGTPPNVIETDPATWLALATGRLDWAAAVTEGRVRVSGSRADLSAHLPL; encoded by the coding sequence GTGTCCTCTCCGCACACTAAGTCCGCCGCGGTCGCGGCAGCGCTGACGGCGCTCGACGAGGGGCGTACGCCCGAACGGCCGGTGTACCGGGAGGCGGTCCGTACCCTCTTGGCCGTCCTCGCGGAGCGCGCCCCCGGCCGATCGGTGGAGGTGCGGGTTCCACCCTATGGTGCGGTGCAGTGCGTGGCGGGGCCGCGACACACCCGCGGAACACCGCCGAACGTCATCGAAACGGACCCGGCGACCTGGCTGGCGCTGGCCACCGGCCGGCTCGACTGGGCGGCGGCGGTCACCGAGGGTCGCGTACGGGTGAGCGGCAGCCGCGCCGACCTCTCCGCCCACCTGCCCCTCTAG